A stretch of the Malus sylvestris chromosome 10, drMalSylv7.2, whole genome shotgun sequence genome encodes the following:
- the LOC126585849 gene encoding uncharacterized protein LOC126585849 — protein sequence MANEEKKIEPIPGTNWTPYQVSTSFERRYRRYPYKKYSGRRRTSLAHVKNRWTSLHIKDLTNAALIDHNGLLSMALNIKPGVNIDERSSGITWLNNIYLKGKLWLSMSHEAPGKDPSPRNMFLWVIYDARPSADIFNTFNSEPSTWLLNSTVSHRYQIVGKARYDFQGGPNVGEHKRECVVDKYVKINRICEWQSDGVQPADIFKGALYVLWATSNPGEHAQHFGMDPSE from the exons ATGGcgaatgaagaaaaaaagatcGAGCCTATACCTGGGACTAATTGGACGCCGTATCAAGTATCTACATCGTTCGAGCGTAGATACCGTCGATATCCGTATAAGAAATACTCTGGTAGAAGACGCACGTCGTTAGCCCATGTTAAGAATCGTTGGACATCGTTGCACATTAAAGATTTGACCAATGCTGCTTTAATTGATCATAATGGACTGCTTAGTATGGCTCTTAATATTAAGCCTGGTGTTAATATTGACGAGCGATCTAGTGGTATTACCTGGTTGAATAACATTTATCTCAAAGGAAAACTTTGGTTGTCAATGTCACATGAGGCTCCAGGTAAAGATCCTAGTCCTCGTAACATGTTTCTATGGGTAATATACGATGCAAGACCATCGGCGGACATATTCAACACCTTCAATTCCGAACCATCCACATGGTTGTTGAATTCGACTGTTAGCCATCGTTATCAGATTGTTGGCAAAGCGCGTTACGATTTCCAAGGGGGACCGAACGTTGGAGAACATAAGCGTGAATGTGTTGTCGATAAGTATGTGAAGATCAATCGAATATGTGAGTGGCAGTCCGATGGTGTCCAACCAGCCGACATATTTAAAGGTGCTCTTTATGTTTTATGGGCTACTTCTAACCCAG GTGAACATGCGCAACACTTTGGTATGGACCCATCAGAATAA